A genomic stretch from Numida meleagris isolate 19003 breed g44 Domestic line chromosome 2, NumMel1.0, whole genome shotgun sequence includes:
- the BZW2 gene encoding basic leucine zipper and W2 domain-containing protein 2 — translation MNKNQKPVLTGQRFKTRKRDEKEKFEPTVFRDTIVQGLNEAGSDLEAIAKFLDSAGSRLDYRRYADTLFDILVAGSMLAPGGTRIDDNDKTKMTRHCVFFAEEDHDAIRNYAQVFNKLIRRYKYLEKAFEDEIKKLLLFLKAFSETEQTKLAMLSGILLANGTLPATILTSLFTDNIVKEGIAASFAVKLFKAWMAEKDANSVTSALRKASLDKRLLELFPANRQNVDHFAKYFTEAGLKELSDFLRVQQSLGTRKELQKELQERLSQECPIKEMVLYVKEEMKRNELPEPAVIGLLWTCVMNAVEWNKKEELVAEQALKHLKQYAPLLAVFSTQGQSELILLQKVQEYCYDNIHFMKAFQKIVVLFYKADVLSEEAILKWYKEAHVAKGKSVFLDQMKKFVEWLQNAEEESESEGEEN, via the exons ATGAATAAGAATCAGAAGCCGGTGCTAACAGGCCAGCGGTTCAAAACTAGGAAGAGGG atgaaaaagagaaatttgaaCCCACAGTCTTCAGGGATACTATTGTCCAAGGTCTCAATGAAGCTGGGAGTGACCTGGAGGCCATAGCCAAGTTCCTGGATTCAGCAGGCTCACGGCTTGATTATCGCCGCTATGCTGACACTCTCTTTGATATTTTGGTAGCTGGCAGCATGCTTG CTCCTGGAGGCACACGCATAGATGACAATGACAAGACCAAGATGACCCGtcactgtgtattttttgcAGAAGAAGATCACGATGCCATCCGAAACTATGCTCAG GTCTTCAACAAGCTTATCAGGAGATACAAATATCTGGAGAAAGCATTTGAAGATGAAATCAAAAAG ctcctgctgttcCTTAAAGCCTTCTCTGAAACAGAGCAGACGAAGTTGGCGATGCTTTCTGGGATCCTGTTAGCCAATGGGACTCTTCCTGCTACCATTTTAACAAGCCTCTTCACTGACAACATAGTCAAAGAAG GGATTGCAGCCTCTTTTGCTgtaaaactttttaaagcatGGATGGCAGAGAAAGATGCCAATTCTGTTACCTCTGCTTTAAGAAAAGCCAGCCTTGATAAGAGATTGCTA GAACTATTTCCTGCCAACCGGCAGAATGTGGATCATTTTGCCAAGTATTTCACTGAAGCAGGTCTAAAAGAGCTCTCAGATTTTCTTAGAGTTCAGCAGTCACTGGGGACTCGTAAAGAACTTCAAAAAGAGCTACAAGAACGTCTCTCTCAGGAATGCCCAATTAAGGAG ATGGTGCTTTATgtaaaagaggaaatgaaaagaaatgagctGCCAGAGCCAGCAGTGATTGGTCTCCTGTGGACCTGTGTAATGAATGCTGTGGAATGgaacaagaaagaagagctggTTGCGGAGCAAGCCCTCAAACATCTAAAG CAATATGCCCCCCTGCTTGCTGTCTTCAGCACTCAAGGCCAGTCGGAGTTGATCCTTCTCCAGAAGGTGCAGGAGTACTGCTATGACAACATCCACTTCATGAAAGCCTTTCAGAAGATAGTGGTTCTCTTTTATAAAG CTGATGTTCTGAGTGAAGAAGCTATTCTCAAGTGGTATAAAGAAGCACATGTTGCTAAAGGCAAAAGCGTCTTTCTTGACCAGATGAAGAAGTTTGTTGAGTGGctgcaaaatgctgaagaag